The following coding sequences lie in one Deltaproteobacteria bacterium genomic window:
- a CDS encoding response regulator, with the protein MRVLVIEDERRVRGFLERGLTEAGFAVDAAADGQAGLDLALVHPYDAIVLDLMLPKKDGLSVLRALRAAGRSVPVLVLTALDAIDERVRGLDAGADDYLPKPFAFAELLARLRALLRRGTSRPSVLEVGDLRVDLVARRVERGGCKLELTAKEFALLEYLARHAGEVVTRTMISEHVWDMNFDSFSNVIDVYIRYLRRKIDDPFEKKLIHTRRGIGYVLAEEP; encoded by the coding sequence GTGCGCGTCCTGGTGATCGAAGACGAACGCCGCGTGCGCGGCTTTCTGGAGCGTGGCCTCACCGAGGCCGGCTTCGCGGTCGACGCCGCGGCCGATGGCCAGGCCGGTCTCGACCTCGCGCTCGTGCACCCGTACGACGCGATCGTCCTCGATCTGATGCTCCCGAAGAAGGACGGGCTGTCGGTCCTCCGCGCGCTCCGTGCGGCGGGTCGCTCGGTACCGGTGTTGGTGCTGACGGCGCTCGATGCAATCGACGAACGCGTGCGGGGGCTCGACGCCGGCGCCGACGACTACCTGCCGAAGCCCTTCGCCTTCGCCGAGCTTCTGGCGCGGCTTCGCGCTCTGCTCCGGCGCGGGACGTCGCGGCCGAGCGTGCTCGAGGTCGGCGATCTTCGCGTCGATCTGGTCGCGCGTCGCGTGGAGCGAGGCGGATGCAAGCTCGAGCTCACGGCGAAGGAGTTCGCGCTGCTCGAGTATCTCGCGCGGCATGCGGGCGAAGTCGTCACGCGGACGATGATCTCGGAGCATGTCTGGGACATGAACTTCGACAGCTTCTCGAACGTGATCGACGTGTACATCCGGTACCTGCGCCGGAAGATCGACGACCCGTTCGAGAAGAAGCTGATCCATACCCGGCGCGGCATCGGCTACGTGCTCGCGGAAGAACCGTGA
- a CDS encoding cytochrome c, whose product MGVLGLACQPSVGENPVELGRRAYVANCTACHHLDPSKDGTIGPAVAGSSLALVEARVLRAEYPPGYTPKRASGLMPAQPFLKAQIPNLAAYLESLAPN is encoded by the coding sequence CTGGGCGTTCTCGGTCTCGCGTGTCAGCCGTCGGTCGGTGAGAACCCGGTCGAGCTCGGCCGGCGCGCCTACGTGGCGAACTGCACCGCCTGCCATCACCTCGATCCGAGCAAGGACGGAACGATCGGCCCGGCCGTCGCCGGAAGCTCGCTCGCGCTGGTCGAGGCCCGCGTGCTCCGCGCCGAGTACCCGCCCGGCTACACGCCGAAGCGCGCCTCGGGCCTGATGCCCGCGCAGCCGTTCCTGAAGGCCCAGATTCCGAACCTGGCCGCCTACCTAGAGTCGCTCGCGCCGAACTGA
- a CDS encoding phosphoribosyl-AMP cyclohydrolase: protein MNDLEEGTRAELDFAKLRKIAETGQAVLPVVLQHADTGEVLFIGYANRLALAETLRLRQAVLWSTSRNELWHKGATSGDWLDLVDVRVNCEQNSLLYRVRPRAGVCHTKYASGKARRQCYYRVLRDERELAHLES from the coding sequence ATGAATGACCTCGAAGAGGGAACGCGCGCGGAGCTCGACTTCGCGAAGCTGCGCAAGATCGCCGAGACCGGACAGGCCGTGCTGCCCGTCGTGCTTCAGCACGCCGACACCGGTGAGGTTCTCTTCATCGGCTACGCCAACCGCCTCGCACTCGCGGAGACGCTGCGGCTGCGGCAAGCAGTGCTCTGGTCCACCTCGCGAAACGAGCTCTGGCACAAGGGAGCGACTTCCGGCGACTGGCTGGATCTGGTGGACGTGCGTGTGAACTGCGAGCAGAACTCGCTTCTCTACCGGGTCCGTCCGCGCGCGGGCGTCTGTCACACGAAGTACGCGTCGGGCAAGGCGCGCCGCCAGTGCTACTACCGGGTTCTGCGCGACGAGCGCGAGCTCGCGCACCTCGAATCGTGA